A single Paenibacillus sp. FSL R5-0517 DNA region contains:
- a CDS encoding LysR family transcriptional regulator — MIWNETQIQLIVKISETGSFTKAGEQLHMTQPAVSRIVATVESELGTKLIKRNKKSGLVFTEVGEQILVLFRNVLSELRKVEELVAAEQGLEIGKIHVGAYPTACTRFIPKVIRKLEEEHPGLEIRLSEGSVSQVKDWLRTKSIDVGITISPDQDFDVIPLVKDELIVVIHSHHPLVQKEFIEIPDLETENLIVGRGGYDVEVHAIFKNYHMKPKVRFVVDHIDTALSMVKEGLGIIVTTKGAILSLPEQVTYRELKPSMFRDINIAVPDLKDMSKATDVFIQTARSLFSNNI; from the coding sequence TTGATATGGAATGAGACGCAAATTCAACTTATTGTTAAAATATCGGAGACAGGCAGTTTCACAAAAGCTGGTGAACAGTTGCATATGACACAACCAGCGGTAAGTCGTATTGTTGCGACGGTTGAATCCGAATTGGGAACGAAACTGATTAAGAGAAATAAGAAGAGTGGACTGGTTTTTACAGAGGTAGGGGAACAGATACTAGTCCTTTTTAGAAATGTGCTGAGTGAATTGCGAAAAGTAGAAGAGTTAGTTGCAGCTGAACAAGGCTTGGAGATCGGTAAAATTCACGTTGGAGCTTATCCCACAGCATGTACAAGGTTCATTCCTAAAGTTATACGAAAGCTTGAAGAGGAACATCCTGGTCTTGAAATTAGGCTCTCGGAAGGCAGTGTAAGTCAAGTGAAAGACTGGTTACGAACGAAATCCATAGACGTAGGAATAACGATTTCGCCGGATCAAGATTTTGATGTCATTCCTTTAGTAAAAGATGAGTTAATCGTAGTTATTCATTCACATCATCCTTTAGTTCAGAAAGAATTTATAGAAATTCCTGACTTGGAAACCGAAAATTTGATAGTGGGGAGAGGTGGTTATGATGTAGAAGTGCATGCTATATTCAAAAATTATCATATGAAGCCTAAGGTTCGGTTCGTCGTTGATCATATCGATACAGCATTGAGTATGGTCAAAGAAGGTCTGGGGATTATCGTTACAACGAAAGGCGCCATTTTGTCGCTACCAGAGCAAGTGACATACCGAGAACTTAAACCAAGTATGTTTAGAGATATTAACATCGCAGTGCCAGATCTGAAGGATATGTCTAAGGCAACGGATGTTTTTATCCAAACGGCACGTTCCCTTTTTAGTAATAACATCTAA
- the namA gene encoding NADPH dehydrogenase NamA, which translates to MTVKLFTPFTIKDTTFRNRIVMSPMCMNSSLNKDGKATNWHVLHYGSRAVGQVGLIMVEATAVSSEGRITDEDLGIWSDEQMDDLKKVVDAVHENGSKIGIQIGHAGRKAELDEEIVAPSAITSEGKKVPKEMTQTDISEMVYKFKEAARRVKEIGFDVIELHAAHGYLINQFLSPITNQRTDKYGGNEENRYRFLEEVIDAVKTEWQGPLFARISATEYDKQGNLIETYIRYSLKMKEQGIDLIDCSSGGVVTLPIDVYPGYQVQLAETIRKESNIPTGAVGLITTGIQSEEILKNERADLVFIGRELLRDPYWARTAAIELNTIIDSPAPYQNYGASWFPKK; encoded by the coding sequence ATGACTGTAAAATTATTTACACCTTTCACCATTAAAGATACTACATTTAGAAACAGAATTGTTATGTCTCCCATGTGTATGAACTCCAGCTTGAACAAAGATGGAAAAGCTACCAATTGGCATGTGCTCCATTATGGCAGCCGAGCGGTTGGCCAAGTCGGATTAATTATGGTTGAAGCAACAGCAGTTTCTTCTGAAGGTAGAATTACGGATGAAGACCTCGGGATTTGGTCTGACGAGCAAATGGACGATTTAAAAAAAGTTGTTGATGCTGTTCATGAGAATGGATCGAAAATTGGAATTCAGATTGGTCATGCTGGCAGAAAGGCGGAGCTAGACGAAGAAATTGTTGCTCCATCAGCAATCACGTCAGAGGGTAAAAAAGTACCCAAAGAGATGACCCAAACTGATATTTCCGAAATGGTCTATAAATTTAAAGAAGCGGCCCGTAGAGTTAAAGAAATAGGATTCGATGTGATAGAGCTACATGCCGCTCATGGATATTTAATCAATCAATTTTTATCTCCAATTACGAACCAAAGAACGGATAAATACGGTGGAAATGAAGAGAATCGTTACCGTTTCCTTGAAGAAGTTATAGATGCTGTTAAAACAGAATGGCAGGGGCCTTTGTTCGCACGTATTTCAGCTACGGAATATGACAAACAGGGGAACTTGATCGAAACATACATTCGCTATTCATTGAAAATGAAAGAACAGGGCATAGATCTGATCGATTGCAGCTCCGGTGGAGTTGTCACCCTTCCCATTGATGTGTATCCAGGATACCAAGTTCAACTAGCTGAGACTATTCGCAAAGAATCCAACATTCCAACTGGAGCCGTTGGACTCATTACTACAGGTATTCAATCGGAAGAAATTCTCAAGAACGAAAGAGCTGATCTCGTATTTATCGGGCGCGAACTTCTTCGTGATCCATATTGGGCTCGAACAGCAGCAATTGAATTAAACACAATAATTGATTCTCCAGCACCTTATCAAAATTATGGAGCAAGCTGGTTTCCTAAGAAATAA
- a CDS encoding FAD-dependent monooxygenase, whose amino-acid sequence MSEAKKALVIGAGIAGLITARMLADYYDEVCVIERDEFPLNPYNRQGVPQSFHPHRVQPRGALIMEHYFPGYNDELIHMGAISSHDEQFLIANRYGTLVNKEDPSSFEIASCSRALLEWVLRKRIQNMPQISFSTSKEVTGLIVSEDQRTVTGVYTKERSGEKKEEQISANMVIDASGRSSKIIRWLNKIGLTVPEPEVLKVSLGYSTRYYKIKGSIPNEWVMSDSDPEQGIRAGIFTRIEDDIVGLILFNAGGNEYPSTQPEEFQEQIKHLFAGDKIVELMEQLEPLQGPRGYRISESVRQRFELMENWPSGLLVLGDALCGFDPIHGQGITVAAIEAETIGKCLEEQRLQPEPQFERKALQRMQQAIEPAWWLSSVADMRWKGVEHGGPFEMKGVTFGQKYINLFTKQAMKKAEQEKDNQLFFMQFLMNALILPPSEYFKKEVLDMILDDNGSKEEMELRAELGVQDPDLFQQKLDKILPTFELEYNEQIKELLDSLQPAMS is encoded by the coding sequence ATGTCTGAAGCGAAAAAAGCTCTGGTCATTGGGGCAGGGATTGCAGGATTGATTACGGCAAGAATGTTAGCTGACTATTATGACGAGGTATGTGTGATTGAAAGAGATGAATTCCCTTTGAATCCATATAACAGGCAGGGTGTACCTCAATCATTTCATCCACACCGTGTACAACCACGTGGCGCACTCATTATGGAGCATTACTTCCCGGGATACAATGATGAATTAATCCATATGGGAGCAATATCTTCACATGATGAGCAGTTTCTGATTGCTAACCGATACGGCACATTAGTCAACAAGGAGGACCCTTCTTCGTTTGAAATTGCATCGTGTAGCAGAGCTTTGCTGGAATGGGTGCTGCGCAAGCGAATCCAGAACATGCCTCAGATCAGCTTTTCAACAAGCAAGGAAGTGACTGGACTTATCGTATCTGAAGATCAGCGTACTGTCACAGGCGTTTATACCAAAGAAAGAAGCGGAGAAAAAAAAGAAGAGCAAATTTCAGCAAATATGGTTATTGATGCTTCTGGACGTTCTTCCAAGATAATCAGATGGCTTAATAAGATTGGATTAACAGTACCAGAGCCTGAAGTGCTTAAGGTATCTCTTGGTTACAGTACCCGGTATTACAAAATAAAAGGCTCCATTCCGAACGAATGGGTGATGTCTGACTCCGATCCTGAGCAAGGTATTCGTGCAGGTATATTTACGCGTATTGAGGATGATATTGTTGGACTCATTCTTTTTAATGCAGGAGGAAATGAATACCCGTCTACTCAGCCGGAGGAGTTTCAAGAACAAATCAAACATCTGTTCGCTGGAGATAAAATCGTCGAACTTATGGAGCAATTAGAACCCTTGCAAGGGCCTAGAGGATACCGTATTTCGGAGTCTGTTCGTCAGCGTTTTGAACTGATGGAGAATTGGCCCTCTGGCTTACTCGTCCTTGGTGATGCTCTGTGTGGTTTCGATCCTATTCACGGACAGGGCATAACTGTTGCGGCGATTGAAGCCGAGACGATAGGGAAATGTCTTGAAGAACAGCGCTTACAACCTGAACCACAGTTTGAGCGTAAGGCGTTACAGCGTATGCAGCAGGCCATTGAGCCAGCCTGGTGGCTTAGTTCTGTGGCTGACATGCGTTGGAAAGGGGTGGAACATGGTGGACCTTTCGAAATGAAAGGAGTTACTTTTGGTCAGAAATATATTAATTTGTTTACCAAGCAGGCGATGAAAAAAGCTGAACAAGAAAAAGATAATCAACTTTTCTTTATGCAATTCCTGATGAACGCATTGATCCTTCCGCCAAGTGAATACTTTAAAAAGGAAGTTCTGGACATGATTCTGGACGATAATGGTTCAAAAGAGGAGATGGAATTAAGAGCAGAGCTTGGTGTACAGGATCCTGATTTGTTTCAGCAAAAATTAGATAAGATTCTTCCTACATTTGAACTGGAGTATAATGAGCAGATTAAAGAACTTTTAGACTCACTTCAACCTGCGATGAGCTAA
- a CDS encoding MurR/RpiR family transcriptional regulator → MFTNEQISSYNDLEMSLFNYIMQNMDKVTYMRIRELADATHVSTTTVLRFCKKNDCEGFSEFKVKLKMLLSQQRTSTRTLKSPHQAAYEFFERFQHPDLEEKIKNAAQLISKASGVIFIGTGSSGIMAEYGARYFSSLGTFSMYIDDPHFPVHAKMRKNSVTIALSTSGENPFTLPLLKQIKQEKNKIVSITNNRQSTIAKMSDINISYYVAEEFYESANITTQFPVLFLVEWLAKEVSKIE, encoded by the coding sequence ATGTTTACTAACGAGCAAATTTCTTCATATAATGATTTGGAAATGTCTCTTTTTAACTATATTATGCAGAACATGGATAAAGTTACATATATGCGTATACGAGAGCTAGCCGATGCAACTCATGTTTCGACGACCACCGTCTTGCGTTTCTGCAAAAAAAACGATTGCGAAGGCTTTTCCGAGTTTAAAGTAAAGCTCAAAATGCTCTTGTCTCAACAAAGAACATCAACGAGAACCTTAAAAAGTCCCCACCAGGCTGCCTATGAATTTTTTGAGAGGTTTCAACATCCTGATTTGGAAGAAAAAATTAAAAATGCTGCCCAGTTGATTTCTAAAGCCAGCGGTGTCATTTTTATAGGTACAGGAAGTTCTGGTATTATGGCTGAATATGGAGCAAGGTACTTTTCAAGTTTGGGTACATTCTCCATGTATATCGATGATCCCCATTTCCCTGTCCATGCTAAAATGCGTAAAAATAGTGTTACCATTGCTTTATCAACTTCAGGTGAGAACCCTTTTACACTGCCACTTCTGAAACAAATTAAGCAGGAAAAAAACAAAATTGTGAGTATAACCAACAATCGTCAGTCTACCATTGCAAAAATGTCAGATATTAATATTTCATACTACGTTGCTGAAGAATTTTATGAATCAGCTAACATTACAACTCAATTCCCTGTTCTCTTTCTAGTAGAGTGGTTGGCCAAAGAGGTTTCAAAAATCGAATGA
- a CDS encoding TetR/AcrR family transcriptional regulator has translation MKKTETKVDLRVLRTHKLLTTSFKDLLSEQGKLFSNITINEICDRAMVHRTTFYKHFEDKFALLHSTLTWVLQDYLKMNTEDRLKQPLQSLSKFMLENLLEPIVQNQKNDKEFTDFFKNYIGDISRRDFLELKRRGKRLSAPIELLAEYHSGVISLLVTWWIYHLEEDVTAEQMDEYYYQLVNEKIMLE, from the coding sequence ATGAAAAAGACGGAAACCAAGGTAGATTTGAGGGTTCTCAGAACACATAAATTGTTAACTACCTCCTTTAAAGATTTGTTATCCGAGCAAGGAAAACTATTCAGCAATATTACGATTAATGAAATATGCGACAGAGCGATGGTTCACCGTACCACATTTTACAAACATTTTGAGGATAAATTTGCACTCTTACACTCAACCCTGACCTGGGTGCTTCAGGATTATCTGAAAATGAACACAGAGGATCGGCTAAAACAGCCCCTGCAAAGCCTGTCTAAATTCATGTTGGAAAATTTGCTGGAGCCGATTGTGCAAAATCAAAAAAATGACAAGGAATTTACTGATTTTTTTAAAAACTATATCGGTGATATTTCCAGAAGAGATTTTCTTGAACTCAAACGAAGGGGGAAACGACTTTCAGCCCCTATTGAACTTTTAGCCGAATATCATTCTGGCGTTATTAGTTTACTGGTCACATGGTGGATATATCATCTTGAAGAAGATGTTACAGCAGAACAGATGGATGAGTACTACTACCAGTTAGTTAATGAGAAGATCATGCTGGAATAG
- a CDS encoding MarR family transcriptional regulator yields the protein MDLYNITGFLIHRTDIKLTNYFTKQLKPYQVTPEQWNIISYLNTDKGMNQKELAEAIDRDQTTVVRMVHSLERKAMVKRMTNKQDKRSHDLFLTPKGEEIKQKLSLIVLNAHHYVTRGIESQELEQLKVLLEKLYSNVQNE from the coding sequence ATGGATTTATATAATATTACCGGTTTTCTTATACACCGAACAGATATAAAGCTGACCAATTATTTTACAAAACAATTAAAACCTTACCAAGTCACACCTGAACAATGGAATATTATAAGCTATTTGAATACGGATAAAGGGATGAACCAAAAAGAATTGGCAGAGGCCATTGATCGTGACCAGACAACCGTCGTTAGAATGGTACATTCTCTTGAGCGTAAGGCTATGGTAAAACGAATGACGAACAAACAAGACAAACGTTCCCATGACTTATTTTTAACCCCTAAAGGAGAAGAAATCAAACAGAAATTGTCACTAATTGTATTAAATGCTCATCATTATGTAACGCGGGGAATCGAATCTCAAGAGTTGGAACAATTAAAAGTGCTACTGGAAAAGTTGTATTCAAACGTACAGAACGAATAA
- a CDS encoding PRD domain-containing protein, whose amino-acid sequence MVIKQVINNNIAISVDAQGDEIILIGKGLAFNKKKGDDLDTRLVEKRFYLEDKGLYAKFKKLLKEVSVEDIDISDDIISLAKKRLKKDLNESIYISLPDHINLAVTRTRDGLDVKNGLLWEIKKIYKEEFSIAKVAVQMINEKFKVELGEDEAGFIAFHFVNAQLNNGMNTVTKITQFIKEILNIINYQLRITVDEESLSGFRFITHLKFFANRIFSQETYEDGDEDFYIYELVKERYSEAFKTTEKVKTFIRNQYAYEVSDTEVTYLTIHIQRLLTRKTE is encoded by the coding sequence GTGGTAATAAAACAAGTCATTAATAATAACATTGCCATAAGTGTGGATGCCCAAGGAGATGAAATCATACTGATTGGAAAAGGTTTAGCATTTAATAAAAAAAAGGGTGATGATCTAGATACAAGGCTTGTGGAAAAACGCTTCTATCTGGAAGACAAAGGATTGTATGCTAAGTTCAAAAAACTCCTCAAAGAGGTTTCCGTTGAAGATATAGATATATCCGATGACATCATTAGCCTTGCTAAAAAAAGGCTGAAAAAAGATCTGAATGAAAGCATCTACATCTCATTGCCAGATCATATTAACTTAGCCGTTACACGAACAAGAGATGGCTTGGATGTGAAGAACGGACTACTTTGGGAGATAAAAAAAATATACAAAGAGGAGTTTAGTATAGCCAAAGTAGCAGTCCAGATGATTAACGAAAAATTCAAAGTCGAGCTTGGCGAAGATGAAGCAGGTTTTATTGCTTTTCATTTTGTGAATGCTCAGTTGAATAACGGCATGAATACAGTTACTAAGATAACGCAGTTTATAAAAGAGATTTTAAATATTATCAACTATCAACTTCGAATTACAGTGGATGAGGAATCCTTATCCGGATTTCGCTTTATCACACATTTGAAATTCTTTGCGAATAGAATTTTCTCTCAAGAAACTTACGAAGACGGAGATGAGGATTTTTATATATATGAGCTAGTCAAAGAGAGATACTCGGAAGCTTTCAAAACTACGGAGAAAGTAAAAACTTTTATACGTAATCAGTATGCATATGAGGTTTCCGATACGGAGGTGACTTACTTAACCATTCATATTCAGCGTTTATTAACTAGAAAAACTGAATAA
- a CDS encoding glycoside hydrolase family 1 protein, whose amino-acid sequence MNQTFQFPDGFLWGGSVSANQLEGAYLEDGKGLSIQDIMPNGIMTPPTAEPTEDNMKLVGIDFYHRYKEDIKLLAEMGFKVFRTSIAWSRIFPKGDELEPNEKGLQFYDNLFDECLKYGIEPLVTISHYETPLHLSREYDGWVNRKMIDFYERYVRTIFNRYKNKVKYWLTFNEINSILEHPFISGGISTPKEQLSKQDLYQAVHHEFVASALAVKIGHEINPDFKIGCMVIAMPIYPLTPDPKDMIQVMNADHKNTFFADVHVRGYYPSYIKRYLRENGINIHFEPGDEDILKHTVDFISFSYYQSSCETADPAKQIKGEGNLIGGVPNPHLKASDWGWQIDPEGLRYIMNVLYDRYQKPLFIVENGLGAVDQLITDQNGEKTVEDDYRIDYLKQHLIQVAEAIQDGVELMGYTTWGCIDLVSATTAQLKKRYGFIYVDRHDDGTGTLERYRKKSFYWYKDVISSNGGSLFK is encoded by the coding sequence ATGAATCAAACATTTCAATTTCCAGATGGCTTCCTGTGGGGTGGGTCTGTATCCGCTAACCAATTAGAAGGTGCTTATCTTGAGGATGGAAAAGGGTTATCCATTCAAGATATCATGCCGAATGGTATTATGACACCTCCAACGGCTGAACCTACCGAAGATAATATGAAGTTAGTTGGTATCGACTTTTATCATCGATACAAAGAAGACATTAAACTGTTAGCGGAAATGGGATTTAAGGTGTTCAGAACATCAATCGCTTGGTCCAGAATCTTTCCGAAGGGCGACGAGCTTGAACCAAACGAAAAAGGACTTCAATTTTACGATAACTTGTTCGATGAGTGCCTGAAATACGGCATAGAGCCGTTAGTTACCATTTCTCATTATGAAACTCCGTTACATCTGTCCCGTGAATATGATGGATGGGTTAACCGTAAAATGATTGATTTCTACGAACGATATGTGCGGACTATTTTTAACAGATATAAAAACAAGGTTAAATACTGGCTGACATTTAATGAGATCAACTCGATTTTGGAGCATCCATTTATTAGTGGTGGTATCAGCACACCTAAAGAGCAACTTAGCAAACAGGATTTGTACCAAGCGGTTCATCATGAATTTGTGGCAAGTGCACTTGCCGTGAAAATTGGTCATGAAATCAATCCGGATTTCAAAATCGGTTGTATGGTTATTGCAATGCCCATTTATCCATTAACTCCTGACCCTAAAGATATGATTCAAGTTATGAATGCTGACCATAAAAATACGTTTTTTGCCGATGTGCATGTACGTGGATATTATCCAAGCTATATCAAGCGGTATTTGAGAGAGAACGGAATCAATATCCACTTCGAGCCTGGAGATGAGGATATCCTCAAACACACGGTTGATTTTATTTCGTTCAGTTATTATCAGAGCAGTTGTGAAACAGCAGATCCTGCTAAACAAATTAAGGGAGAAGGTAACCTTATTGGCGGTGTACCTAATCCACATCTGAAAGCAAGTGATTGGGGATGGCAGATCGATCCGGAAGGCTTGAGATACATTATGAATGTTCTGTATGATCGCTATCAGAAACCATTGTTTATCGTGGAAAATGGATTAGGTGCAGTAGATCAATTGATTACAGATCAAAACGGAGAAAAAACAGTTGAAGATGACTATCGTATCGATTATCTGAAGCAGCATTTAATCCAAGTAGCTGAAGCTATTCAAGATGGTGTTGAACTTATGGGGTACACGACTTGGGGTTGTATCGATTTGGTGAGTGCAACTACAGCGCAACTGAAAAAACGCTATGGTTTTATCTACGTCGATCGTCATGATGACGGCACGGGTACATTGGAACGTTATCGTAAGAAGTCGTTTTATTGGTATAAAGATGTAATCAGCAGCAATGGAGGAAGTTTGTTCAAATAA
- a CDS encoding MFS transporter, translating into MATRYKLFFFALILASFNLRPGITSISPVLHGITDDLGMSSTSASLLTSIPLLCIGFCSLFAGRLANRYQAEKIITIFITCIGIATFLRFFTNSPVYLLFTALFIGAGIGIVSPLMSGFIKSYFPDKVPLMISMYSTSMVVGASIAIGLTTPLQHLFNDSWKIGLGFWFVFALIAVPLWFKIIRHPHTTKEKALIRSNVSLPLKNKEAWLLTSFVGIVILLFYCFAAWLPAIVEKKGYASSYAGFIGTLSMLAQLPATLLLPFLLKSIPSRRFWITFFTISEIVGLALLSFTNITPIVASICLGIGAGGLVSLTLLLPIDKTSSPIEASTWSAMTQAIGYMIGAVGPFIIGLLYDYTGSFLPTMYLLIAIGFVVIVLGWKITKPSAKTNAG; encoded by the coding sequence ATGGCAACTCGTTACAAGTTATTTTTTTTCGCACTCATTTTGGCTTCTTTCAATCTTAGGCCTGGCATTACTTCAATCAGTCCAGTCTTACACGGCATAACCGATGACTTAGGCATGAGTTCGACTTCAGCAAGTTTATTGACTTCGATCCCTTTACTCTGTATCGGGTTTTGCTCCTTATTTGCCGGACGTCTGGCAAACCGCTACCAAGCCGAGAAAATCATTACCATCTTTATTACTTGTATTGGTATCGCAACATTCCTACGCTTCTTTACGAATTCACCAGTATATCTATTATTCACTGCGTTATTTATTGGCGCTGGAATAGGTATTGTGAGCCCGTTAATGTCCGGTTTCATTAAAAGTTATTTTCCAGATAAGGTGCCTTTGATGATTAGTATGTATTCTACTTCTATGGTCGTAGGTGCATCCATTGCCATAGGTTTAACGACGCCTCTTCAACACTTGTTCAATGATTCATGGAAAATTGGTTTAGGTTTCTGGTTTGTATTTGCACTTATTGCTGTTCCACTTTGGTTTAAGATCATAAGGCATCCTCATACTACCAAAGAAAAAGCATTAATACGCAGTAACGTCTCCTTACCGCTGAAAAATAAGGAAGCCTGGCTTTTAACCTCTTTTGTAGGGATTGTTATTCTTTTGTTTTATTGTTTCGCGGCTTGGCTGCCAGCCATTGTGGAGAAAAAGGGATATGCATCGTCTTACGCTGGTTTTATAGGCACATTATCTATGCTCGCACAGCTACCAGCAACTCTATTGTTGCCTTTCCTCTTAAAAAGCATTCCGAGTAGAAGGTTTTGGATTACTTTTTTCACGATAAGTGAAATTGTTGGATTAGCTCTTTTAAGTTTTACTAATATTACACCAATTGTAGCCAGTATATGTTTGGGTATTGGTGCAGGTGGACTAGTTTCACTCACCTTGTTATTACCCATTGATAAGACAAGTTCCCCCATCGAGGCCAGCACATGGTCTGCAATGACACAGGCGATTGGATATATGATTGGTGCAGTAGGTCCTTTTATCATTGGACTATTGTATGACTACACAGGAAGCTTCTTACCAACCATGTATCTGTTGATTGCTATTGGATTCGTAGTGATTGTCTTAGGTTGGAAAATCACCAAACCCTCAGCTAAAACAAATGCAGGATAA
- a CDS encoding beta-glucoside-specific PTS transporter subunit IIABC, with translation MNNKELGDKIVHLVGGEKNVESLIHCATRLRFKLKDSSKADKESLSTIPDVITVVEKGGQLQVVVGNKVGKVFDEIMNSHHITSGASEDGDPNDQKDGVMAKVFDYIAGVFTPLIPALAGAGMIKALLAILSVLHWIDVKGSTYAVLNAASSGLFYFLPIFVGISAAKKLGANSFVGGVIAAGLLDPNFTALKESGLDTTFMGIPLILASYSSTVFPILMAMAVYAPLEKWLKRITPDTIQLFFVSMVGILIMVPATALVFGPFGQYISSGIGNGVAFMMDFSSILTGIIIASAWPFLVIFGIHWGTLPIILDNMANGGDMIKPITAASVFAQMGIAFGIFLRSRKNKDLRSFTFAGTVSGLLAGVTEPILYGLILRHRKLIPLLFISGAIGGAMIAVFDVRISTFVFNSIFTIPNYTPTLGYAMGIGSSFFAATILAFIFGIKDIDKTSSSNEKKQDEVTTFKQDKIKSSAVEEIFSPLKGEVVPLDKIDDPVFSTGAMGKGIGIEPTEGIVFSPFDGKVVDLFRTKHAIGLASDEGVELLIHIGIDTVKLKGKYFESHVESGAVVKKGDKLVTFDVQGIKDAGFQTVTPVIIANTSDYLDVLPADRKQTNAGDQILTVIK, from the coding sequence ATGAACAATAAAGAATTAGGCGACAAAATCGTACACTTAGTCGGTGGCGAGAAAAATGTTGAATCACTCATTCACTGTGCAACACGGTTAAGATTTAAGCTGAAAGATAGCAGTAAGGCCGATAAAGAATCCTTGTCCACCATTCCTGATGTTATTACTGTTGTAGAAAAAGGGGGACAACTTCAAGTTGTCGTTGGAAATAAAGTAGGTAAGGTATTTGATGAGATTATGAATTCCCACCATATCACTTCTGGTGCATCTGAAGACGGTGATCCTAATGACCAGAAAGATGGAGTTATGGCAAAAGTTTTTGATTACATCGCAGGTGTATTTACTCCACTCATCCCTGCTTTAGCCGGTGCCGGTATGATAAAGGCTTTGCTTGCCATTCTCAGTGTGCTTCACTGGATTGATGTCAAGGGTTCAACGTATGCCGTATTAAATGCTGCATCCAGTGGTCTGTTCTACTTTTTGCCTATCTTTGTAGGTATATCTGCTGCAAAAAAACTTGGCGCCAATTCTTTTGTTGGCGGTGTGATTGCAGCAGGCTTGCTGGACCCTAATTTCACCGCATTAAAAGAAAGCGGTTTGGATACAACCTTCATGGGTATTCCATTAATCCTTGCCAGCTATTCTTCAACGGTATTTCCAATTCTCATGGCGATGGCTGTTTACGCCCCACTGGAAAAATGGTTAAAACGAATAACTCCTGATACGATTCAGTTATTTTTCGTGTCTATGGTTGGTATCTTGATCATGGTTCCAGCTACAGCTCTCGTGTTTGGTCCATTTGGACAATATATCAGTTCAGGAATTGGAAACGGCGTTGCTTTCATGATGGACTTCTCTTCAATTTTGACAGGTATTATCATTGCCTCTGCTTGGCCGTTTCTCGTTATATTTGGTATCCACTGGGGCACTCTGCCTATCATATTGGATAACATGGCCAATGGCGGAGATATGATTAAACCGATTACTGCCGCATCTGTTTTTGCACAAATGGGGATCGCATTTGGTATCTTCCTGCGTTCAAGAAAAAACAAAGATTTACGCTCCTTTACGTTTGCAGGCACGGTATCGGGACTGTTAGCCGGCGTAACTGAGCCTATTCTGTATGGTTTGATTCTAAGACACAGAAAATTGATTCCCCTGCTGTTTATCTCAGGAGCGATTGGCGGAGCAATGATTGCTGTATTCGATGTGAGAATTTCGACCTTTGTATTTAACAGCATTTTTACAATTCCTAATTACACGCCTACACTTGGATATGCAATGGGAATAGGCTCTTCATTTTTTGCGGCAACGATTTTAGCATTTATTTTTGGTATTAAAGATATCGATAAAACTAGCTCTTCAAATGAAAAAAAACAGGATGAAGTTACTACGTTCAAGCAAGATAAAATTAAATCAAGTGCAGTTGAAGAAATCTTTTCGCCTTTGAAGGGTGAAGTCGTACCGCTGGATAAAATAGATGATCCTGTATTTTCAACAGGCGCGATGGGTAAAGGCATCGGAATTGAACCTACTGAAGGGATCGTATTCTCTCCGTTTGACGGAAAAGTGGTCGATTTATTCCGCACAAAACATGCCATTGGTTTAGCAAGCGATGAAGGTGTTGAGTTACTAATTCATATTGGAATTGACACGGTCAAATTAAAAGGCAAATATTTTGAATCTCATGTTGAGAGTGGTGCAGTGGTGAAAAAGGGAGACAAATTAGTTACTTTTGATGTTCAAGGAATCAAGGATGCAGGATTTCAAACCGTTACACCTGTTATTATTGCGAATACAAGTGACTATCTGGATGTGCTTCCTGCTGATCGCAAGCAAACTAATGCAGGAGATCAGATACTAACCGTTATAAAATAA